Proteins co-encoded in one Moritella sp. F3 genomic window:
- the elyC gene encoding envelope biogenesis factor ElyC — MFALKKIIGTWLMPLPFLLTLFILAALLYKLTRYKRSAQILFCSSFITLLLLSLDPVATRLAATLESQYPSYQDQAVDYVHVLGNGHTTVDSLPITSQLSPAALARTIEGVRIYKLNPTAKLIFSGYSGGDINSNAMMNARLAIALGVPKSAIILLESPRDTIEEAIENKNITQGKVLVLVTSATHMPRAMSIFKQQGLSPIPAPTAHVSKARTGIQPLHYYFPRANHLAVSERAIHEWLGLAWLSLKNNQ; from the coding sequence ATGTTTGCACTTAAAAAAATAATTGGTACCTGGCTAATGCCACTACCTTTCCTGCTGACCCTTTTTATCCTTGCGGCATTATTATATAAACTCACGCGCTATAAACGCAGTGCTCAAATCCTATTTTGTAGTAGTTTTATTACATTATTACTATTAAGCCTCGATCCTGTTGCGACGCGTTTAGCCGCGACATTAGAGTCTCAGTACCCAAGTTATCAAGATCAAGCTGTCGATTATGTCCACGTATTGGGCAATGGTCATACAACAGTAGATAGTTTACCAATCACCAGCCAACTATCCCCAGCAGCCCTTGCTAGAACCATTGAAGGCGTACGAATTTATAAACTGAACCCGACGGCTAAGTTAATCTTCAGCGGTTACAGTGGCGGTGATATCAACAGTAATGCCATGATGAATGCGCGCTTAGCCATCGCGTTGGGCGTGCCAAAATCAGCCATTATATTATTAGAATCGCCTCGGGACACTATCGAGGAAGCTATTGAAAATAAAAACATTACTCAAGGTAAAGTGCTTGTATTGGTTACCTCGGCTACCCACATGCCTAGAGCCATGAGCATATTCAAACAACAAGGTCTATCTCCTATCCCAGCACCCACTGCACATGTCAGTAAAGCTCGCACAGGAATACAACCTTTACACTATTATTTTCCACGTGCGAATCACTTAGCCGTCAGTGAAAGAGCTATCCATGAGTGGTTAGGACTCGCTTGGTTGTCGTTAAAAAATAACCAATAG
- a CDS encoding ATP-binding protein has protein sequence MMMTDSSQQYLCRKTYLIDSFWPGKLLELNNAGNIKVAGTNGAGKTTLLKLPMLFWGARPGRIVERNANKKSFAAYYLPRKTSYIVFDYQRPNGTGTPQLCHVLIKSDGDKLLYRFIDSPFDIKMYLDDNGNIFADDEIKRQYKAQRKCEVSSLLSVDDYARVIQNHRDLGGKKSLRPLQQRFSMSQSPIKHIEKVVTSVFNKISNFDVIKQMIIEISQDAISSEMLSNNVTDMVNIDKTDIDSWLADLHSSQAILNLEDKILSSLTDIDSLIEIKADLQHLHHLAAIYQDKCNQDQVIADTRLKDVLVELAELKESHRQQVLSIEDACHDEEKAHREIKHDLDKLEQEKIDFEDDEAATYEQRGSELSDFSLRLINLNNEKTQLSEKSADLSRTFTEQQQQQELEFNKREQQLTNEISSQQQQLTNALSESNLHYATLESQLKTETQALIDQLTEKKTPLEHAKISLNLQLEQPQLDPVLTLQSQQLQQNLSQCRRNINERQETYNRIGNESQSLRQKQHQALQTNDRLKIELNHLAQQHRDVQALLSPEKGSLHAFLVEHVPNWQANIGRVISPDLLRHLHLEPELLAAFSNAAKDSESETALTQVQDFYGIKINLNALENASFTDSALAEKEQHISTQIGAKKTELEQLQKALEQLNKDVEELDKQLMSSKQLLFKQNQLLTGLINEEDELVGKLEQHKTLAIARIQTELAENDLLLDQAQQALSQAKVDYQSRHNELNSERLGVHCQLETDFNQRIDSYQTSLNNLRDDAQIEMQRIADALQAALSDAGINASIFNALAAKIKQTSQAVENAKIFQQKADKYNSWLETSWSQVEPGRERLRRLDTAIHGFQQQLKDKKQNYQQSTDKLEQEKAQLDKQVTDLVLQLKGLDNSLVKLVDYPAVANDDLPEYSVNNISKLTNSQMSLLGKQQSNVLSAVSKISSELKRYSKSTLQTGWLENRIESDSELVNYRLEEAINSGEQLSYVLKNAKLLQTSTTHEVELRANDILSIYTHLSNFDRNITRTGRKLSSHMNGKQFFTALGDIKIAIRTKMDKLGYWQQLENVNDAFEAYQANTELTHDRSIPQDLIDSLDELSAVLPKNNSMQHNELFDIEFTIVENGRTTRATTPKELEDVSSTGLSYLALITFFTGLTTMLRPDENTVITWPVDELGELHSENIQAMLDMLNQHGIQIMTASPSTDKSVLQLFDHLYEIDSRNKRLIQMNVDDDPLMALLNGDAKQALIAGSSVTSSVNSNAESSTVPVSTTPVKTASATTMQEEV, from the coding sequence ATGATGATGACTGATTCTTCACAACAATATCTATGTCGCAAAACCTACCTTATTGATAGCTTTTGGCCTGGTAAATTACTCGAATTAAATAACGCGGGTAATATCAAGGTTGCGGGTACTAATGGTGCAGGTAAAACAACATTACTTAAACTGCCGATGCTGTTTTGGGGTGCTCGTCCTGGGCGTATTGTTGAGCGTAATGCGAACAAGAAATCATTTGCTGCTTATTATTTACCGCGCAAAACCAGCTACATCGTATTTGACTATCAACGTCCGAACGGCACAGGTACACCGCAATTGTGTCATGTGTTAATTAAAAGTGATGGCGACAAACTGCTTTATCGTTTTATTGATAGCCCATTCGATATCAAGATGTACCTTGATGATAACGGCAACATCTTCGCTGATGACGAAATTAAGCGTCAATATAAAGCCCAACGTAAATGCGAAGTCAGTAGCCTGTTAAGTGTAGATGACTATGCAAGAGTCATTCAAAATCACCGCGACCTTGGCGGCAAGAAATCACTGCGCCCACTACAACAACGTTTTTCGATGAGCCAATCACCGATTAAACACATTGAAAAAGTAGTGACGTCAGTATTCAACAAAATATCTAATTTCGACGTGATCAAACAAATGATCATCGAGATCTCACAAGATGCTATCAGCTCTGAAATGCTCAGTAACAATGTTACCGACATGGTCAACATTGATAAGACCGATATTGATAGCTGGCTAGCGGACCTGCATTCATCACAAGCAATCCTTAATTTAGAAGATAAGATCTTATCGTCATTAACTGACATTGACTCACTGATCGAAATTAAAGCAGATCTGCAGCACTTGCATCACCTTGCAGCTATCTATCAAGACAAGTGTAATCAAGATCAAGTTATCGCAGATACCCGTTTAAAAGACGTGTTAGTAGAGCTTGCTGAATTAAAAGAAAGCCACAGACAACAAGTCTTATCGATTGAAGATGCTTGCCACGATGAAGAAAAAGCGCACCGTGAAATTAAGCACGATTTAGATAAGTTAGAACAAGAAAAGATTGATTTTGAAGATGATGAAGCAGCAACCTATGAACAACGTGGTTCTGAGCTGTCTGATTTTTCCTTACGTTTAATCAACCTAAACAATGAAAAAACCCAGTTAAGTGAAAAGTCTGCCGATCTAAGCCGCACGTTTACAGAACAGCAGCAACAACAAGAACTTGAATTTAACAAGCGTGAACAGCAACTAACTAACGAAATCAGCTCTCAACAGCAGCAGTTAACTAACGCATTAAGCGAAAGTAACCTGCATTACGCCACACTAGAGAGCCAGTTAAAAACAGAAACACAAGCTTTGATTGATCAGTTAACGGAAAAGAAAACACCGTTAGAGCACGCCAAGATCTCGCTTAACTTGCAACTCGAACAACCGCAGCTTGATCCGGTACTGACGCTACAATCTCAGCAACTGCAACAAAACTTAAGCCAATGTCGCCGTAATATTAACGAGCGCCAAGAAACTTATAATCGCATTGGTAATGAATCACAAAGCCTACGCCAAAAACAGCATCAAGCGCTGCAAACCAATGACCGTTTAAAAATTGAATTAAACCATTTGGCCCAACAGCACCGCGATGTACAAGCATTATTAAGCCCAGAGAAAGGATCTTTACATGCCTTCCTGGTTGAACATGTGCCAAATTGGCAAGCGAATATCGGTCGTGTCATTAGCCCTGATTTACTCAGACATCTGCACCTTGAACCGGAATTATTAGCCGCCTTTAGTAATGCTGCAAAAGATAGCGAATCAGAAACAGCGCTCACTCAAGTACAAGATTTCTATGGCATCAAGATCAACCTTAATGCCCTCGAAAATGCATCATTTACCGATAGCGCATTAGCGGAAAAAGAACAGCATATTTCAACGCAAATCGGTGCGAAGAAAACAGAACTAGAACAACTGCAAAAAGCCCTTGAACAACTGAATAAAGACGTTGAAGAACTTGATAAGCAGTTAATGTCGAGCAAGCAATTATTGTTCAAACAGAACCAACTACTGACAGGTTTAATCAATGAAGAAGATGAGTTAGTCGGTAAGCTAGAACAACATAAAACGCTAGCGATTGCTCGCATTCAAACTGAATTAGCAGAAAACGATTTGCTGCTAGATCAAGCGCAGCAAGCATTAAGCCAAGCTAAAGTTGATTATCAAAGCCGTCATAACGAGCTAAACAGCGAACGTTTAGGCGTGCATTGCCAGTTAGAGACTGACTTCAATCAACGTATTGATAGTTATCAAACATCCTTGAATAATCTGCGTGATGATGCACAGATTGAAATGCAACGTATCGCAGATGCCCTGCAAGCAGCATTAAGTGACGCTGGTATTAATGCCAGTATCTTTAATGCCCTAGCAGCGAAAATAAAACAAACTAGCCAGGCTGTTGAGAATGCTAAGATATTCCAACAAAAAGCAGATAAATATAATAGTTGGTTAGAAACGTCATGGTCACAAGTCGAACCTGGCCGTGAGCGCTTACGCCGTTTAGATACCGCGATACACGGTTTCCAGCAGCAGTTAAAAGATAAAAAGCAAAACTACCAGCAATCAACTGACAAGTTAGAGCAAGAGAAAGCCCAGCTGGATAAACAAGTAACCGATTTAGTATTGCAATTAAAAGGCCTAGATAATAGCCTCGTAAAACTAGTCGACTACCCTGCTGTTGCTAACGATGATTTACCAGAATACAGCGTTAACAACATATCTAAATTAACTAACAGTCAGATGAGTCTGTTAGGTAAGCAGCAAAGTAATGTATTAAGCGCAGTGAGTAAGATTAGCAGCGAATTAAAACGTTACTCGAAAAGTACGCTACAAACAGGCTGGTTAGAAAACCGCATTGAAAGTGATTCGGAGCTGGTTAACTACCGCTTAGAAGAAGCGATTAACAGCGGCGAACAGCTAAGCTACGTGCTGAAAAATGCCAAGTTATTACAAACATCGACCACACATGAAGTCGAGTTACGTGCGAACGATATCTTGTCTATCTATACCCATTTAAGTAACTTTGATCGCAACATTACCCGTACTGGTCGTAAACTGTCTAGCCACATGAATGGTAAGCAGTTCTTTACCGCCTTGGGTGATATTAAGATTGCTATCCGCACCAAGATGGACAAGTTAGGTTATTGGCAGCAGCTGGAAAATGTGAACGATGCATTTGAAGCATACCAAGCCAATACCGAATTAACGCACGATCGCAGTATTCCCCAAGACTTGATAGATAGCTTAGATGAACTGTCAGCTGTATTACCGAAAAATAACAGCATGCAGCACAATGAACTGTTTGATATCGAATTTACCATTGTAGAAAACGGTCGTACGACCCGTGCTACCACACCGAAAGAATTAGAAGATGTATCATCGACGGGTTTATCTTACTTAGCCTTAATCACCTTCTTTACTGGTTTAACAACGATGTTACGCCCAGATGAAAACACGGTGATCACTTGGCCTGTGGATGAATTAGGCGAGCTGCATTCTGAAAACATTCAAGCCATGCTGGATATGTTAAACCAACACGGTATTCAGATCATGACGGCATCACCGTCAACCGATAAGTCGGTATTACAGTTATTCGATCACTTGTACGAAATTGATAGCCGTAACAAACGCCTGATCCAAATGAATGTAGATGACGATCCATTAATGGCATTGCTCAATGGCGATGCTAAACAAGCACTCATCGCCGGTTCTAGCGTAACGTCATCAGTAAACAGCAATGCAGAGTCGTCAACAGTACCAGTATCGACAACGCCTGTAAAAACAGCGTCAGCAACAACTATGCAAGAAGAGGTTTAA
- a CDS encoding basic amino acid/polyamine antiporter: MENKLGLGMLVALVFSTMVGAGIFSLPQNVAVSAAPGAITLGWLITGCGMLALVTVLRNLVVRFPNLNGGIFSYAQAGFGNYIGFMSAWGYWICNLLANVSYAVVFFSAIGYFVDTPENPMMGQGNTPVAVLGGSLLIWFMHALVLRGVTRAALINVFATIAKIIPILTFVCLAIMAFKLDKFTIDFWGDKTPELGSVLEQVKATMMVTLWVFIGIEGAVILSNRAKDKRDVAKATGIALFSALILYIAVSLFTLGVMTQPEVAALQNPSMASILEVIVGPWGAMLINAGLIVSVSGALLSWTVVSAEVPFIAAKEGLFPKAFATENSKGAATTSLWFSSCMVQLFLILTLIQESSYLALVNIATSAVLLPYFLVGAYGVKVALSGEGYGASENRKKDLFIALISSCYGAWLVYAAGAEYMLLCALLYLPGVLIYKKALMEKQQIFSKRDYAYSALLLAGAGGAIYLLSTGVLSLS; encoded by the coding sequence ATGGAAAATAAACTCGGACTTGGTATGTTAGTTGCCTTGGTATTCAGTACCATGGTTGGCGCTGGTATCTTCAGTCTTCCGCAAAATGTTGCTGTATCAGCAGCCCCTGGCGCAATCACGTTAGGTTGGTTGATTACGGGCTGTGGCATGCTGGCATTAGTGACAGTATTACGCAATTTAGTGGTGAGATTCCCTAACTTGAACGGGGGTATTTTCTCGTACGCCCAAGCGGGGTTTGGTAATTACATTGGCTTTATGTCGGCTTGGGGTTATTGGATCTGTAATTTACTCGCTAACGTATCTTATGCTGTCGTGTTCTTTAGTGCGATTGGTTACTTTGTCGATACCCCTGAAAACCCAATGATGGGGCAGGGTAATACACCGGTTGCTGTATTAGGCGGGTCGTTACTTATTTGGTTCATGCATGCATTGGTACTACGTGGTGTGACCCGCGCAGCATTGATTAATGTATTTGCAACCATCGCTAAAATAATCCCTATTCTGACCTTCGTTTGTTTGGCTATCATGGCCTTTAAACTGGATAAATTCACTATTGATTTTTGGGGCGATAAGACCCCTGAATTAGGCTCGGTGTTAGAGCAAGTGAAAGCGACTATGATGGTGACATTGTGGGTGTTTATCGGTATTGAAGGTGCTGTTATTTTATCTAACCGTGCGAAAGACAAGCGTGATGTCGCAAAAGCAACGGGTATTGCCTTGTTCTCTGCATTAATATTGTATATCGCAGTGAGCTTATTCACTTTAGGTGTGATGACTCAGCCGGAAGTAGCAGCATTACAAAACCCTTCAATGGCGAGTATTTTAGAAGTGATCGTCGGCCCTTGGGGCGCAATGCTGATTAATGCCGGTTTGATTGTGTCGGTATCAGGTGCGTTATTAAGCTGGACTGTGGTAAGCGCTGAAGTCCCTTTTATCGCGGCTAAAGAGGGTTTATTCCCGAAAGCATTTGCGACAGAAAACAGTAAAGGCGCGGCAACGACATCACTGTGGTTCTCGTCTTGTATGGTGCAGTTGTTTTTAATCTTAACGCTGATCCAAGAAAGCTCGTATCTTGCCTTGGTAAATATTGCGACGTCAGCGGTATTATTACCTTACTTCCTTGTTGGTGCTTATGGCGTGAAAGTGGCGCTAAGTGGTGAAGGGTACGGTGCCTCTGAAAACCGTAAGAAAGATTTGTTTATTGCATTAATTTCATCGTGTTACGGTGCTTGGTTAGTGTATGCCGCAGGCGCGGAATATATGCTGTTATGTGCACTACTGTATTTACCGGGTGTATTGATTTATAAAAAAGCATTGATGGAAAAACAACAAATATTTAGTAAGCGCGATTATGCTTATTCAGCATTGCTATTGGCGGGAGCTGGCGGTGCGATTTATCTGTTATCAACCGGTGTATTGTCTCTGTCTTAG
- a CDS encoding sulfite exporter TauE/SafE family protein, producing MILVVYLILGAAAGLMAGLFGVGGGLIIVPALIVSFTFQDLSPDVLTQLAIGTSLATIIFTSLSSIKTHHSKGAIDWPLVKRLTVGIVIGAVVGSIFADYLPGETLQMIIGIYALTVAVQMGFDLKPKAEHDLPKGAGLTVAGGVIGAISALFGIGGGSLTVPYLSWCRVEMRNAVATSSACGLPIAVAGVCSYIVTGWNNPELPEYSLGYIYLPAFFGIIITSTVFAKQGAKLAHALPSHVLKRYFALLLLVVGSKFIFF from the coding sequence ATGATTTTGGTTGTATATTTAATTTTAGGGGCGGCAGCTGGCTTGATGGCTGGCCTGTTTGGTGTCGGCGGTGGTTTGATTATTGTCCCGGCATTAATTGTATCTTTTACCTTCCAAGACCTTTCGCCAGATGTACTCACTCAGTTAGCGATAGGCACTTCTCTTGCGACCATTATCTTTACCTCGTTGAGTTCGATTAAAACCCACCACAGTAAAGGCGCTATTGATTGGCCGCTGGTTAAACGGTTAACTGTCGGTATTGTGATTGGTGCTGTCGTCGGCAGTATATTTGCTGATTACTTGCCCGGTGAAACGTTACAAATGATCATCGGTATTTATGCGCTAACGGTTGCGGTGCAAATGGGCTTTGATCTGAAACCAAAAGCAGAACATGATTTACCTAAAGGCGCAGGCTTGACTGTCGCAGGTGGTGTGATTGGTGCTATTTCAGCTTTGTTTGGTATTGGCGGTGGCTCATTAACTGTTCCTTACCTGTCGTGGTGTCGCGTCGAAATGCGTAATGCGGTAGCGACCTCTTCAGCGTGTGGTTTACCGATTGCTGTGGCGGGTGTGTGTAGTTATATCGTCACGGGTTGGAATAACCCAGAACTACCAGAATACAGCTTAGGTTATATCTATTTACCAGCGTTTTTCGGCATTATCATTACCAGTACTGTGTTTGCTAAACAAGGCGCAAAACTAGCCCATGCATTACCGAGTCATGTGTTAAAACGCTATTTTGCGTTGTTGTTATTAGTTGTTGGTTCGAAGTTTATTTTCTTCTAA